TGAATGCTAAATGGGGAACTACCGGCATAGAATCAATCTCTGAAAAGAATGTTTTGGCTGTCTATCCCAATCCGGTAAAGGACATTCTTCACCTATCTATCAATGAAAACAACACGGAAATCACAGCAACAATTTACAATTTAACCGGAAAGGAACTGATTTCTAAAACAATCCAGGCCAATAAGGCACAAATTGACGTGTCCGGGTTGCCTTCCGGTATATATGTGATTTGTTGCAAAACGAAAGACAGAGTTTTGGGCTTTTCAAAGTTTATTGTATTGTAAACGCCTCTCTGGCGTGAGTTGTAATGATGCACGTATCCCAGAGGTCTTAATTGAACGCAAAGAAAGACATCATTGAATATAAACACTTTGCACCTTAGTAACTTTGTGTTTAGTTTGACTTTTGGGATATCCCTCAGTAGTTGAGCGAAGCGTCTCGCTTCGTTCAAACTAAAAGCAAAGCTCCCGCTTTGCCAATAATCGGGAAGCAGGAGTTATATATTTTGATAAGACCAGAGGCTTTGTCCATTTAAGGTAAAGCTGGAGGCTTTGATTTTATAACGACGAAGCCAGAGGCTGTCGCCGAACGGCCTACTACGGTGTTGTTATTGTTGATTGGGTTATTTACAGACTGCGGGCAACCTGAGAAATATGGCCTTTAACGACTTAGCTGATTATTGTGATGTAGAACTTTATGATGGTTGGGATGTAGAGAAATTGACTTAAGCTCACATTGATCGTATAATAGAGGTATAAAAAAAGAAAGAAAAACTTGAAGACAAATATTCCCCTCATAAAAAAATATCTCAGTGGTAAACCCTGGCAATATAGGCTAAAACTAGCAGACAGAGATATTTCGTCAAATTGGAGTAAATGGATATTAAACCCATCAGGTGAATATATTGAAACTGAAAACAGTGAGCCTGTCTTGATTTCAGAAATTGAGTGGATTGAAATAAATCCCATTGAAAATAAAAAGATTGGCAGATTAGTCCCGGATAAAACAATCAACCATTCCTCTGAAATTTGTCAAATGTTGGACAACTTGAACATAGAATATTGCGTTGATAATGGAATAGTAAAAATACCTACAAACAGGCTTCAATTTACGATTGAGAGTTAGGTACTAAACCGGTGGATTTGCCACTATGGATTGTAAGCAAAAGTTTAAGCATGCACCTCGCTTCGATCAAGCTAAAAGGAAAGCACCAGTTTTGTCAATATTTGAAGTTGCAGAAACTTTTCAGTTCATAGATAACCTGGCTACATTTACGTAAACATCAAATACAGCAGAATTATGGTACCAACAATCCAAAAAGAAAAAGCTGAAATGTTCCTCAAATTTCATCTTGACGAAGAAATTTTGGTTCTGTTAAACTCATGGGACGCCGGAAGTTCAAAGTTAATAGAAGCTTGTGGCTACAAGGCAATCGCTACAACCAGTATGGGAATAGCCGCTTCATTAGGTTACCCCGACTGCCAGATCATACAATTATCGGAAATGCTTCAGGTTATAACGGGAATCGTAAATGCGGTACAGGTTCCGGTATCAGTAGATATTGAAGCCGGATACGGAAATAATCTGGATGAGATCATTGAGTCGGTTAAGAAAATCATTGCCACCGGTATAGTAGGGATAAACATCGAAGACAGCATCGAGTTAAGTCCTGTCCTAGTGGACGAAATGGAATTTTGTGAGCGGATATCGGCCATTCGCGCATTATCGGATTCACTGGGCTTTCATTTAGTAATCAATGCAAGAACTGACTCTTTTTATACTTCGTCAGGTTCGACACAGGAAAAACTGGCAGAATCCATAAGGCGTGGTAATAAATACCGGGAAGCAGGTGCCGACTGCATATTTGTACAGCCAGTATGGGAAAAAGAAATAATCCGAACACTGGTTAAGGAAATCAATGCGCCAATCAATATTCTATCAAACCCGACAATCGGGGCTGAGTTACCGCCTTCTGTACGTGAACTTCAGGATTTGGGTGTTGCCCGTTTAAGCATGGGGTCTGGTTTGATGAAAGCGACTTTGGCTTTAATCAAAAAAGTGGCTGACGAACTCTCCGAAAAAGGAACATACACCATTTTATCAGATACAATGACACCACGTACCGAAGCTGCATTAGCCTATAAAATGGCAATTGGGTTAAACAAGTAATGAACATTGACCTCCAGCTAAAGCTGGAGGCAATTCAAAGGTCCGGAGGATTTTAACACTGACAGCGTCATTGTAAATAAAAATCCAACAGATATGGAGTTTTAGGATGAGTCTCCCCCCTTGCCTGTTTTCTTCCAATCAATACCCGCCTTATAACTCAGTGCTGAGTACCAGACAGAGAATATATCATTCGAAATAAAGGGGATGGGTCTGGCGTTTTTGCTTCTTACTTCATACAACCGAAGAATCGATATTGAATTTTGAAAGCATCTATAACAAGAAATATTACAACATCCCGTTTAAGAGAGATATGCTTTTTCCGGAATTCATTATCCGGTGACCACATAGTTTTACAGACAATGACCTGTTTGGGTTAAATCCCGAATCTACAATTTACAGAAATGAACGAAGACAAACGAACAAAACATTTTCAACAACCGCTGAAACAATGGATTAAGTGCAGCGTGTGGAGTCTGATTTATATCCTATTTATTGCCTGGGTTGGTAATTTCTGGTGGCTTTTGGGCTTGCCTGTAATTTTTGATGCCTTCATTACTCATTACATACCCTGGACTTGGTGGAAAAAATCGAAAAACAAGCATGTACGAACCATAATGGGGTGGTTTGATGCAATTGCATTTGCTTTGGTTGCTGTCTATTTTATCAATTCCTTTTTGTTTCAGAATTACCAGATACCGAGCTCTTCGCTTGAGAAGTCTCTGTTGGTTGGGGATTTCCTGCTTGTCAGTAAGGCCAGTTACGGCCCACGTATACCCAATACCCCACTCTCCTTCCCATTGGCTCAGCACACCCTTCCGATACTCAATTGCAAATCGTTTATTGAAAATCCGCAATGGGACTACAAACGCCTGAAAGGGTTCGACAATATAAAACGCAATGACATTGTGGTATTCAACTTTCCGACCGGAGATACGGTGGCTATAAACCGCCAGAATCCGGATTATTACACCAGTTGCTATGAAGAAGGGTTAGCTTTTATAAAAAACCAACTCCCCAACGTAACCCCAACAGCAGAACAATGTTTCCGGTATGGACGTGAGATAGTAAATGTAAATCCGGGAGTGTACGGAAAAATCGTTTACCGACCTGTTGACCGTCGTGAAAACTATGTCAAACGTTGTGTGGCAATTGCAGATGACTGGCTGACGATCAAAAACAATCAGGTGTATGTAAACAGCAAAAAACAGGAAAAGATTCCCGGAATACAGCTCAATTATTACATCCAGACAGATGGAACACCTCTGAATAACGAAACACTGGATAATCTTGGAGTTAGTGATGAAGACAGAATGATGCTGGATAATCCTCAAAATGTGAAACAGCTAAAAGCGCTAAATCTCAATCCGGGATTACCAGTATATCATTTTCCTTTAACACAGGATGGCTACCAGAAATTGCTTCATCAGAAAGGGGTAAAGCGACTGAAGGTTGAACCGGAAAACACTTCATGTCAGGCGCTGGTAGATCAAAACCGGTCGATCGTAAAAAGAGACGGATTTACCCTGTCTGTAATCTGTCAAAATAGCGAGGTTTTCCCTCTGGGAATGAAGAAAACCTGGACAAGGGACAACTACGGGCCTTTATGGATCCCTAAACGGGGTATGCGCTTAGTGCTGAACCGGTACAACCTTCCGATTTACGAACGAATCATCCGCGTATATGAGCACAATAAACTGGAAGTGAAAAACGGCGTATTTTACATTAACGATAAAGCGACAACTACCTACCGCTTTAAAATGGATTACTACTGGATGATGGGAGACAATCGTCATAATTCAGCCGATTCCCGTTACTGGGGTTTTGTTCCGGAAGATCATATCGTGGGCCGTCCGTTATTCGTATGGTTATCTCTAGACAAAGACAAAGGCTGGTTTAGTGGCAAGATTCGCTGGAACAGGTTTTTCAAAAGTGCGGAGAGATAAACTCCTTTCTCTATCCTACATACTTTTTTTCCGAAACAATGGACAGATAAAGTAATAAATATGGCTCTATAACGGTTTGTATGGATAGTATTATCTTAGTCTGGAACTACCTAATTGTTTAGCCACGAATCCACGAATAAGAAAGTATCTTTACTTTTCCAGTTTTGGAAAAGCATTTGTGATATTCGATATATATTTATTCAATATTTCAGCAAGTTAGCCTCTCTATATTCATTCGTGCATTCGTGGCTTACTATTTTGATTTATATCCTGTTTCACTGAATAATTACACGAAACTTAGGAAAATATTTTTCCTAAGTAATAGAGTTACCCACACTATTCGTTATAGTGCCATAAATATGGTCAACAAACGATCGTTTTCATAGTTTTCAAATAGAAAAAAACATATACTGACAAATAAACGAACTATGGTAAAAATAGAACAGGAAGAAAATGGCAAAAAAGGTAGATTTGTCATTTACGAAAATGAACAGTTTGCAGGGGAAATGACCTATACATGGACAGATGATACAAAAATCAAAATAGACCATACAGGTATCGGAGATGCCTTTGGTGGAAAAGGGTATGGTAAACAACTGGTAATGAAAGCGGTTGAATTTGCCAGGGAAAAAGGAATTAAAATCGTCCCGGTATGTCCGTTTGTCAAAGCGACTTTTGAGAGGGATGAAAACATCCGGGATGTGAGGGGGTAGACTAAATACTGCATCAGGTTAAAAACCCCGATGCTACATTATCGGTCATACCTACGGCATTTGCATACAAGCATCCCACCGACCACATCAATGTCAGTGTAACGAATGAAGTCACCACTAAATATCCTCAATCTTTCCTGCAAATTGACCGGGAGTAACGGAGAATCCCGTACTTTTGAAGGCTGAAAGTTATTTCAATCAAATGACTACCTACGTTATATCAGCTTAAACAAAAGTCTATCAAATATTTATGCAAACAACCCGACTCACACCTGACACCAAACTACCGCTCACCTGTTCACGCACCGGAATCTGCTGCCACGGAAACAGAGTCTGGTTAAATCCGTGGGAACTGCTTTGTCTGGCAACGGAGAAAGGCATTTCTGTTCGGGAATTCCGGGATTTGCATTCCATTTTTGGCGGTATTCGTTTGCTGTTTAACGGTAAGAGTGATAATCAGAGCAGACAGGCATGCAATCAATACATTGAGAACTTTGGGTGCAGCGTTCATCCGGGACGTCCGTTGGCTTGCAGATTGTTTCCGATAGCCAGACAAATTCAAAACGGAGAGGTATGCTATATGTATCAGGGCAGTCAGTTCCCTTGCCTGGATAGCTGTCCGGAAGTGTTGGATTTGCCCCAATTAACCGTAGCGGAATACCTTGAAGGTCAGCAGACAGAACGATTTGAGCAGGCACAGGACGCCTATCTGGAGTTGATGCAAAGTCTGGCGGATATTGCTTTTATGTTATTACTCGATACTGGTTTAGCTGCGTCTGGTGACCGCAAAACCCTGGCAGCCTGGAAACAAATGGGTAAAGAAGACCCCGACGCGTTGGTCACCCGTATCGGCAACGAGTGGATGGACGACCTGATGCTTCCTGAAATCCCTTACTCAAACGACCCGGTTTTGTTTTCACAACAACACAATGAGTTATTGCAAGAAAAACTACAACTCGCTTGCGGCAACCTGAAAACTGAACAAGAGTTGCACGAAGCTTCCGTTTTGACCATGGCAATGGCCTTACATTTGGCTCGTAGCCTCGGAGCAAATCCACAACACCTGTCGGAGCATTGGATAAATATTGCCAAAGAGAACGGGGCTTTGAATTGAAGATCAATTACATAAAAAACAGACTCACCCCAATAATACTGATTATGGCCCCTACAATCTGCTGAATCTTAATCTTTTCATTAAACATGACAGAAGAAGGCCAGATAATAAATATCGGAACGAGAGCCATCAGTGTAGAGGCAATCCCCGTATTGGTATGCTGTATGGAAAAAAGCGCCAGTGCAACACCGACAAAAGGGCCAAAAACTGCGCCTACTGTTACTGCCTGCATACCCGCTTTATCCCTGAATGCCCGAATAACATGAGACCAACGTTTCATCAGGGTAATCATCACGATAAAGCCAACTAAGCCAAACAAAGCTCTGATTTGTGTAGCAGCCAGAGCATCATACGTTCCGATACCCTTTTTACTCAGAATAATACCTCCGGATTGCCCAAGGGCTCCTCCCAAAGCAAACATCAGTCCTTTGAAAGGAATATTCAGTTTCATTTTCCGGTTGGAAATAGCGGTAACAATACCAGTCACACTGACCATAATGGCAGTAACCTCCAGGGCATTCAGCTTCTCCTCCAGAAAGAACCAGCCAATCATTGCTGTCAGCATGGGTGAAAAGCTCATTATCAACGCTGCCGTGCGCGAACCGACAATCATGTAGGACTTAAACAACAGTAAATCACCCAGATAAAATCCGATAAAACCGGATAAGCCCAACCAAAACCATTGATATCCGGTAGCATCTGAAGGAAAGAAAATCCCTTTGGTAAGCAAAGTGGTGATACCCAAAAACAAAATTGCAAAAAACAAGCGGATAAAATTGACAGGCAATGACCCTATTCTACTTCCTGCCTTTTCGAAAAACAAAGCGCTCAGTGTCCAGCAAACAGACACTCCCAGCCCGGCTATCTCTCCTATATGTGCTAACATAATGATCTTTTTTTTTGCAAAGGTAGAGCTATTCTATCAGTTTTCAATCTTTGCAAACTTGAGTATCAATGATTACATTCTGGCTATAATACTGAATGAAACCTTCCATCATTTATAATATCAAACAAATACCACGCCCCAACTTTCAGTTTCGCAGAAATAACAACATTTTTCTAACAGAAAATTTGGAAGAATAAATAGAATCGCTATATTTGCAAAATCAAAGAATCAAAGCATAATGATTTACAACTTACATATCGTCTCTGTTAATGTCGTTCTAGTGGTCTGGAAACGCAAATGAGAAAGGTATGTAGTTAAAAGAACTATAAGCAGTTATTGTCAAAGCCTTTCTCGTTGTCGGGAAAGGCTTTTTCAGTTTTAATCCGTATTTTTGCACGGCAAAAATGGCCGACTGTTAAAATAGTCATCCAACATAACAGGATTTACATAGAAACATCGAAATTATACGTGGCAAACAGCTCTTTATCAATCGGGAACAACTCCCCAGAAAAAGATTCTGACCGCCGATTAAATTCAAACAAACAATGAAAAATCAGTTACGCAGTTCGTTCAGCACACAAGGCCGCAGAATGGCCGGTGCACGCTCTCTCTGGAAAGCCAACGGGATGAAAAGTGAACAATTAGGCAAACCTATCATCGCCATAGTCAACTCATTTACTCAGTTTGTACCGGGACACGTCCACCTTCACGAAATCGGACAAAAGGTGAAAGCCGAAATCGAAAAACTGGGCTGCTTTGCTGCTGAATTCAACACCATCGCTATCGACGATGGAATCGCAATGGGACACGACGGTATGCTATATTCCCTCCCTTCACGCGACCTGATTGCCGACAGCGTTGAATATATGGTTAATGCACACAAAGCCGATGCTATGGTGTGTATCTCCAACTGTGACAAGATCACTCCGGGTATGCTGATGGCTGCTATGCGCCTCAATATCCCTGCAGTTTTCGTATCAGGTGGTCCGATGGAAGCCGGAGAGCTCGACGGCAAACACCTTGACCTGATCGACGCCATGGTACAGGCAGCTGACGACAGCGTTAGCGATGAACAAGTAGCTAAAGTAGAGGCTTCGGCCTGTCCTACCTGTGGTAGCTGTTCGGGAATGTTTACCGCCAACTCGATGAACTGCCTCAACGAAGCCATCGGTCTGGCCCTGCCGGGTAACGGTACTATCGTGGCTACTCACGCCAACCGTACCCAACTGTTTGTTGACGCAGCCAAGCTGATCGTTGAAAACGCATACAAATATTACCGCGACGGAGACGACAGCGTATTGCCACGCTCTATCGCTACCCGTTCTGCCTTTATGAATGCGATGGCACTCGATATTGCCATGGGTGGTTCTACCAACACGGTTCTTCACCTCCTTGCTATTGCCAACGAAGCGGAAGTTGATTTCAAAATGGCTGACATTGACGCACTTTCACGCAAAACTCCTTGTTTGTGCAAAGTAGCTCCAAACTCGCAGAAGTACCACATTCAGGACGTTAACCGTGCCGGAGGTATCATGGCCATCATGTCGGAGTTGAACAAAATCGGATTGATTGACACAAATGTAAGTCGTGCTGACGGTCTGACATTGGGCGAAGCGATCGACAAATTTGACATCAACAGCCCGAATGTTACCGAGGTTGCCATTGACAAATACAAAAGTGCCCCTGCTCACCGCTTCAATCTGGTGATGGGTTCACAAGATTCTAAATACAAAGAGCTGGATACTGACCGTGTAAACGGCTGTATCCGCAATTACGATAACGCTTATGTAAAAGACGGCGGTTTGGCTGTCCTTTTCGGAAACATCGCGCTCAACGGCTGTGTGGTTAAGACCGCCGGAGTAGATGAAAGCTGCTTCCTTTTCAAAGGAACGGCGAAAGTATTCACATCGCAGGATACAGCCTGTGATGGAATCCTGAGAGGAACAGTACAAGCCGGAGACGTCGTGGTGATCACTCACGAAGGGCCTAAAGGCGGCCCGGGTATGCAGGAGATGCTTTATCCGACCTCATACATCAAATCACGCCACCTCGGTAAAGAGTGTGCGTTGATTACCGACGGTCGCTTCTCCGGAGGTACTTCAGGTCTTTCTATCGGCCACATCTCTCCGGAAGCAGCTTCGGGCGGTAATATCGGCTTGGTTCAGACAGGCGATATCATCGAGATCAACATCCCGGCCCGTTCTATCAACCTGTTGGTCAGTGACGAGGAGTTAGCCGAAAGACGCAAAGCCGAAGAAGCACGAGGTAAAGATGCCTTTAAACCCAAAGACAGAAACCGCGTTGTTTCTAAAGCACTCCGCGCTTACGCCAGCATGGTAGCTTCGGCTGATATGGGTGCTGTAAGAATTGTGGAATAAAATTCTATCTTAAAGAATTCATAACTGAGAACATTCAGTTAAAACCTAACAGGTTTTTAAAACCTGTTAGGGCTACAATAACATCAAGTTTTAACTATTTTCCCAAACGATAAAATCAGAAAGGGATCTGCTATGAGCAAAGAACTAATTTCAGGCGCGGAAGCATTAATGAGATCACTGATCCATGAAGGGGTTGATACCATCTTTGGATATCCCGGCGGTGCCATCATGCCGGTTTACGATGCTTTACACGACCATCAGGATAAAATCAAACACATTTTGGTTCGTCACGAACAAGGTGCAACCCATGCGGCACAAGGATATGCCCGCGTTAGTGGTAAAACAGGTGTCGCACTTGTTACTTCCGGTCCGGCAGCAACAAATGCCATTACCGGTATTGCCGATGCCATGATTGATAGCACACCTATGGTTGTCATCATCGGTCAGGTAGGAGCTGCACTATTGGGAACAGACGCATTCCAGGAAACGGATGTAGTAAGTATTACCCAGCCTATTACCAAATGGAGCTACCAGGTACGCAATGCAGAAGATCTCCCCGGTGCAATTGCCCGTGCATTTTATATCGCACGAGAAGGCCGTCCGGGTCCTGTTGTGATTGACTTTGCTAAAAACGCTCAAATCGCAAAACTCGAATATAGCTATAAAAAATGCACCTTCATCCGCAGCTTCGTTCCGGTACCAGATGTGGAACCATGGTCCATTGAAGCTGCTGCTGCGTTGATCAACTCAGCAAAAAAACCTTTTGCATTGATTGGCCAGGGGGTTATCCTTGCCAATGCTGAAAAAGAGTTGAATGCCTTCCTTGAAAAAGCAGACATTCCTGCGGGATGGACTTTGCTTGGTTCGTCTGCAATGCCGACTGAGCACCGTCTGAACAAAGGTATGCTGGGAATGCACGGAAACATCGGTCCAAACATAAAAACCAACGAATGCGATGTTTTGATCGCTATCGGTATGCGTTTTGACGACCGTGTAACGAGTGATTTGAACACTTATGCCAAACAGGCCCGTGTGATTCACTTCGACATTGACCCGGCTGAGATCAACAAGAATGTAAAAGCGGAAGTAGCTGTATTGGGTGATGCCAAACAAACATTGGAATTGGTTACCGAAAAACTGAATGCAGCTAAACATACCGAATGGATTGATTCATTCACCGAATACGAACAAACCGAACAAGAGAAAGTAATCGAACCGGAACTTAATCCGACAAGTCACGAAATCTCCATGGGTGAAGTAATCCGTAAAGTTTCGGAAGCCACCGAAAACAAAGCGGTATTGGTAACCGACGTAGGTCAGAACCAAATGATGGCTTCCCGTTATTTCAAATTTACCCAATCCCGCAGCATGGTTACATCGGGCGGATTGGGCACGATGGGATTCGGACTTCCGGCTGCTATCGGGGCTAAAATCGGAGCACCAGACCGTACTGTTTGTCTCTTTACCGGTGACGGTGGTATGCAAATGACCATCCAGGAGCTGGGAACTATACTGCAGGAAGGTACAGGTGTGAAAATGATTATCCTGAATAATAACTTCCTAGGTATGGTACGCCAGTGGCAGGAACTCTTCTTCAATGACCGTTACTCGGAAACCCACATGAAGAATCCGGATTTCATCATGATTGCCCAAGCATACGGGATCAAAGGTCGTTCGGTTTCT
The Parabacteroides sp. FAFU027 DNA segment above includes these coding regions:
- a CDS encoding DUF6678 family protein, producing the protein MKTNIPLIKKYLSGKPWQYRLKLADRDISSNWSKWILNPSGEYIETENSEPVLISEIEWIEINPIENKKIGRLVPDKTINHSSEICQMLDNLNIEYCVDNGIVKIPTNRLQFTIES
- a CDS encoding isocitrate lyase/phosphoenolpyruvate mutase family protein, with translation MVPTIQKEKAEMFLKFHLDEEILVLLNSWDAGSSKLIEACGYKAIATTSMGIAASLGYPDCQIIQLSEMLQVITGIVNAVQVPVSVDIEAGYGNNLDEIIESVKKIIATGIVGINIEDSIELSPVLVDEMEFCERISAIRALSDSLGFHLVINARTDSFYTSSGSTQEKLAESIRRGNKYREAGADCIFVQPVWEKEIIRTLVKEINAPINILSNPTIGAELPPSVRELQDLGVARLSMGSGLMKATLALIKKVADELSEKGTYTILSDTMTPRTEAALAYKMAIGLNK
- a CDS encoding S26 family signal peptidase, with protein sequence MNEDKRTKHFQQPLKQWIKCSVWSLIYILFIAWVGNFWWLLGLPVIFDAFITHYIPWTWWKKSKNKHVRTIMGWFDAIAFALVAVYFINSFLFQNYQIPSSSLEKSLLVGDFLLVSKASYGPRIPNTPLSFPLAQHTLPILNCKSFIENPQWDYKRLKGFDNIKRNDIVVFNFPTGDTVAINRQNPDYYTSCYEEGLAFIKNQLPNVTPTAEQCFRYGREIVNVNPGVYGKIVYRPVDRRENYVKRCVAIADDWLTIKNNQVYVNSKKQEKIPGIQLNYYIQTDGTPLNNETLDNLGVSDEDRMMLDNPQNVKQLKALNLNPGLPVYHFPLTQDGYQKLLHQKGVKRLKVEPENTSCQALVDQNRSIVKRDGFTLSVICQNSEVFPLGMKKTWTRDNYGPLWIPKRGMRLVLNRYNLPIYERIIRVYEHNKLEVKNGVFYINDKATTTYRFKMDYYWMMGDNRHNSADSRYWGFVPEDHIVGRPLFVWLSLDKDKGWFSGKIRWNRFFKSAER
- a CDS encoding GNAT family N-acetyltransferase, whose product is MVKIEQEENGKKGRFVIYENEQFAGEMTYTWTDDTKIKIDHTGIGDAFGGKGYGKQLVMKAVEFAREKGIKIVPVCPFVKATFERDENIRDVRG
- a CDS encoding YkgJ family cysteine cluster protein, yielding MQTTRLTPDTKLPLTCSRTGICCHGNRVWLNPWELLCLATEKGISVREFRDLHSIFGGIRLLFNGKSDNQSRQACNQYIENFGCSVHPGRPLACRLFPIARQIQNGEVCYMYQGSQFPCLDSCPEVLDLPQLTVAEYLEGQQTERFEQAQDAYLELMQSLADIAFMLLLDTGLAASGDRKTLAAWKQMGKEDPDALVTRIGNEWMDDLMLPEIPYSNDPVLFSQQHNELLQEKLQLACGNLKTEQELHEASVLTMAMALHLARSLGANPQHLSEHWINIAKENGALN
- a CDS encoding DMT family transporter — its product is MLAHIGEIAGLGVSVCWTLSALFFEKAGSRIGSLPVNFIRLFFAILFLGITTLLTKGIFFPSDATGYQWFWLGLSGFIGFYLGDLLLFKSYMIVGSRTAALIMSFSPMLTAMIGWFFLEEKLNALEVTAIMVSVTGIVTAISNRKMKLNIPFKGLMFALGGALGQSGGIILSKKGIGTYDALAATQIRALFGLVGFIVMITLMKRWSHVIRAFRDKAGMQAVTVGAVFGPFVGVALALFSIQHTNTGIASTLMALVPIFIIWPSSVMFNEKIKIQQIVGAIISIIGVSLFFM
- the ilvD gene encoding dihydroxy-acid dehydratase; translated protein: MKNQLRSSFSTQGRRMAGARSLWKANGMKSEQLGKPIIAIVNSFTQFVPGHVHLHEIGQKVKAEIEKLGCFAAEFNTIAIDDGIAMGHDGMLYSLPSRDLIADSVEYMVNAHKADAMVCISNCDKITPGMLMAAMRLNIPAVFVSGGPMEAGELDGKHLDLIDAMVQAADDSVSDEQVAKVEASACPTCGSCSGMFTANSMNCLNEAIGLALPGNGTIVATHANRTQLFVDAAKLIVENAYKYYRDGDDSVLPRSIATRSAFMNAMALDIAMGGSTNTVLHLLAIANEAEVDFKMADIDALSRKTPCLCKVAPNSQKYHIQDVNRAGGIMAIMSELNKIGLIDTNVSRADGLTLGEAIDKFDINSPNVTEVAIDKYKSAPAHRFNLVMGSQDSKYKELDTDRVNGCIRNYDNAYVKDGGLAVLFGNIALNGCVVKTAGVDESCFLFKGTAKVFTSQDTACDGILRGTVQAGDVVVITHEGPKGGPGMQEMLYPTSYIKSRHLGKECALITDGRFSGGTSGLSIGHISPEAASGGNIGLVQTGDIIEINIPARSINLLVSDEELAERRKAEEARGKDAFKPKDRNRVVSKALRAYASMVASADMGAVRIVE
- the ilvB gene encoding biosynthetic-type acetolactate synthase large subunit; translated protein: MSKELISGAEALMRSLIHEGVDTIFGYPGGAIMPVYDALHDHQDKIKHILVRHEQGATHAAQGYARVSGKTGVALVTSGPAATNAITGIADAMIDSTPMVVIIGQVGAALLGTDAFQETDVVSITQPITKWSYQVRNAEDLPGAIARAFYIAREGRPGPVVIDFAKNAQIAKLEYSYKKCTFIRSFVPVPDVEPWSIEAAAALINSAKKPFALIGQGVILANAEKELNAFLEKADIPAGWTLLGSSAMPTEHRLNKGMLGMHGNIGPNIKTNECDVLIAIGMRFDDRVTSDLNTYAKQARVIHFDIDPAEINKNVKAEVAVLGDAKQTLELVTEKLNAAKHTEWIDSFTEYEQTEQEKVIEPELNPTSHEISMGEVIRKVSEATENKAVLVTDVGQNQMMASRYFKFTQSRSMVTSGGLGTMGFGLPAAIGAKIGAPDRTVCLFTGDGGMQMTIQELGTILQEGTGVKMIILNNNFLGMVRQWQELFFNDRYSETHMKNPDFIMIAQAYGIKGRSVSQREDLDGAIAEMLSDDQPYLLEVKVETKGMVYPMIPTGASISNILLGDK